In Agromyces sp. 3263, a single genomic region encodes these proteins:
- a CDS encoding LysR family transcriptional regulator — protein MLDVRRLRLLVELSQRGTLAAVADALSYSPSSVSQQLSQLEKEAGVPLLEQVGRRVQLTPQAQLLVGHARAVLDRLEEAEADVARSLTAVGGTVRIAVFQSAAHAMVPQALTLLRTEHPALRVEVTEREPDAGLFEVSARDFDLVIAEQYPGHTRAHRDDLDRVHLASDAIRLALPPHPARPPAQTLDAAARLPWVLEPQGTASREWAEQLCREAGFEPDVRFETADLMAHIRLIRSGNAVGLLPDLVWAGEAPSVTLVDLPGRPEREVFSSTRLAAADRPGVVACRDALARAARASAIPAGR, from the coding sequence ATGCTCGACGTTCGACGGCTGCGACTGCTCGTGGAGCTCAGCCAGCGCGGCACCCTCGCCGCCGTGGCCGACGCCCTCTCGTACAGCCCCTCGTCGGTGTCGCAGCAGCTCAGCCAGCTCGAGAAGGAGGCCGGCGTGCCGCTGCTCGAGCAGGTCGGCCGGCGCGTGCAGCTCACCCCGCAGGCCCAGCTGCTCGTCGGCCACGCCCGGGCCGTGCTCGACCGGCTGGAGGAGGCCGAGGCGGATGTCGCCCGCTCGCTCACCGCCGTCGGCGGCACGGTGCGCATCGCCGTGTTCCAGTCGGCCGCGCACGCCATGGTGCCGCAGGCGCTCACCCTCCTCCGCACCGAGCATCCCGCCCTGCGCGTGGAGGTCACGGAGCGCGAGCCCGACGCCGGCCTCTTCGAGGTCTCGGCTCGCGACTTCGACCTCGTCATCGCCGAGCAATACCCGGGTCACACGCGCGCGCACCGCGACGACCTCGATCGGGTGCACCTCGCCTCCGACGCGATCCGGCTGGCCCTCCCGCCGCATCCGGCGCGGCCGCCCGCCCAGACCCTCGACGCCGCGGCGCGCCTCCCGTGGGTGCTCGAGCCCCAGGGCACGGCGTCGCGCGAATGGGCCGAGCAGCTCTGCCGGGAGGCGGGCTTCGAGCCCGACGTGCGCTTCGAGACGGCCGACCTGATGGCCCACATCCGGCTCATCCGCTCGGGCAACGCCGTCGGGCTCCTGCCCGACCTCGTGTGGGCGGGCGAGGCGCCGAGCGTCACGCTCGTCGACCTGCCCGGGCGTCCCGAGCGCGAGGTCTTCAGCTCGACGAGGCTCGCTGCCGCCGACCGACCGGGCGTCGTGGCCTGTCGCGACGCCCTCGCCCGCGCCGCCCGCGCCTCGGCGATTCCGGCGGGACGCTGA
- a CDS encoding META domain-containing protein: MRRMLRTTTLAGTILLAAALALSGCAGVVAAGGGRASASASASAKGSSSESAVGEWGDVDDSTQPSLVLAKDGTLTGTDGCNQLNGGWTQEGDTVTFSNVASTMMMCAEVDTWLAGLDTAKVDGSTMTVYGPAGRKVGTLERADG; this comes from the coding sequence ATGCGACGGATGCTGCGCACCACCACCCTGGCCGGAACCATCCTCCTCGCGGCGGCGCTCGCGCTGTCCGGCTGCGCCGGGGTCGTCGCGGCGGGCGGCGGCCGCGCGAGCGCCTCGGCCTCGGCGAGCGCCAAGGGCTCGAGCAGCGAGAGCGCGGTGGGCGAGTGGGGAGACGTGGACGACTCCACGCAGCCGTCGCTCGTGCTCGCGAAGGACGGCACGCTCACCGGCACCGACGGCTGCAATCAGCTCAACGGCGGGTGGACGCAGGAGGGCGACACGGTGACGTTCTCGAACGTGGCGTCCACCATGATGATGTGCGCCGAGGTCGACACGTGGCTCGCAGGGCTCGACACCGCGAAGGTGGACGGGTCGACGATGACCGTATACGGCCCGGCCGGCCGCAAGGTCGGCACCCTCGAACGCGCCGACGGGTAG
- a CDS encoding VOC family protein, with the protein MDIAFVAGFGPIGTADSSSADFWRGALGIPLSEDEGYFHTEELPGVNAFAIWPLSQAAQATFGTTEWPTDRPVPQAWIEFDVETPTAVAEAVEELRAGGHEILVGAHEEPWGQTTSRLLSPEGLLVGVSYTPWMHEPAEVGNAVLGYDPEVDAFGAGGPGPV; encoded by the coding sequence ATGGACATCGCATTCGTGGCCGGCTTCGGCCCCATCGGCACCGCCGACTCCTCGTCGGCCGACTTCTGGCGCGGCGCGCTCGGCATCCCGTTGAGCGAGGACGAGGGGTACTTCCACACCGAGGAGTTGCCGGGCGTCAACGCGTTCGCGATCTGGCCGCTCAGCCAGGCGGCCCAGGCCACGTTCGGCACGACCGAGTGGCCGACCGATCGCCCCGTGCCGCAGGCATGGATCGAGTTCGACGTCGAGACGCCCACGGCCGTGGCTGAGGCGGTCGAGGAACTGCGCGCCGGAGGGCATGAGATCCTCGTCGGCGCGCACGAAGAGCCGTGGGGGCAGACGACGTCGCGCCTCCTGAGCCCCGAGGGCCTGCTCGTGGGCGTGAGCTACACGCCCTGGATGCACGAGCCGGCAGAGGTGGGCAACGCCGTGCTCGGCTACGACCCGGAGGTCGACGCGTTCGGCGCCGGAGGGCCGGGACCGGTGTAG
- a CDS encoding transcriptional regulator, giving the protein MAATTSRTLELLSLLQSHRHWPAHELVDRLGVSERTLRRDVERLRELGYAIESMRGSAGGYRLEAGTGLPPLLLTDDEGVAIAVGLRSQATAGLRGAEHTTLSALAKIEQVLPPALRRRIDALQSHATVGAGTRESSGRPAPEIDTELLGLLALGCRDAERLRFSYTDAAGESTSRVVEPYRLVPVARRWYLLAWDRQREDWRTFRLDRISDVFQTRVRFEPRPMTDEAARRRVETALRYRDRSVRARVIVDLPRAELMEHLGPYGRDVVADGPARCVWPLEADGPQALAMALVWLPPGAGYRVEGPPELLDFLTAHSARLVAAVEPTA; this is encoded by the coding sequence ATGGCCGCGACCACCTCCAGGACGCTCGAACTCCTCTCCCTGCTGCAGAGCCACCGGCACTGGCCGGCGCACGAACTCGTCGACCGCCTCGGCGTCTCGGAGCGCACGCTGCGGCGCGACGTGGAGCGCCTGCGCGAGCTGGGGTACGCCATCGAGTCCATGCGGGGGAGCGCAGGCGGCTACCGACTCGAGGCCGGAACCGGGCTGCCGCCGCTGCTCCTCACCGACGACGAGGGCGTCGCGATCGCCGTCGGCCTGCGCTCGCAGGCGACGGCCGGGCTGCGCGGGGCCGAGCACACCACGCTCAGCGCGCTGGCGAAGATCGAGCAGGTGCTGCCGCCCGCCCTGCGCCGACGCATCGACGCGCTGCAGTCGCACGCCACCGTGGGCGCGGGCACGCGCGAGTCATCCGGCCGCCCGGCGCCCGAGATCGACACCGAGCTGCTCGGGCTGCTGGCGCTCGGGTGCCGTGACGCCGAACGACTGCGATTCAGCTACACGGATGCCGCGGGCGAGTCGACCTCGCGCGTCGTCGAGCCCTACCGGCTCGTGCCCGTGGCCCGGCGCTGGTACCTGCTCGCGTGGGATCGCCAGCGCGAGGACTGGCGCACCTTCCGGCTCGACCGCATCAGCGACGTCTTCCAGACGAGGGTGCGGTTCGAGCCGCGGCCGATGACCGACGAGGCGGCACGCCGACGGGTGGAGACCGCGCTGCGGTATCGCGACCGCAGCGTCCGTGCGCGCGTGATCGTCGACCTGCCGCGAGCCGAGTTGATGGAGCACCTCGGGCCGTATGGCCGCGACGTGGTGGCCGACGGTCCCGCCCGCTGCGTCTGGCCGCTCGAGGCGGACGGGCCCCAAGCCCTCGCGATGGCGCTCGTCTGGCTGCCGCCGGGGGCGGGCTATCGCGTGGAGGGGCCGCCCGAGCTGCTCGACTTCCTCACGGCGCACAGCGCCCGGCTCGTCGCCGCGGTCGAACCGACCGCCTGA
- a CDS encoding ATP-binding cassette domain-containing protein — protein MTNHNRTNEMITARGLTKTFRSKGQVVEAVRSVDLSVGAGELVAFLGPNGAGKSTTLRMLTTLLPPTAGEATVAGCDIRRDPAGVRRRIGYVGQGSSGGHTQRVRDELHAQGAFYGLGRRERRARAAELVESLELGQVANRQVQSLSGGQKRRLDIALGLIHRPELLFLDEPSTGLDPHSRANLWEHIVDLRRTTGTTIFLTTHYLDEADQLAERVMVMDHGAVIADDTAWALKESLAGDRVTLAFASATDAAAAAARIGGSVDGATGSDPRVVTLTVSDGDRALPHWIRELADAGLEVVAATHRQPTLDDVFLALTGRSLREEAAAASAEPAAAAA, from the coding sequence ATGACGAACCACAACCGAACGAACGAGATGATCACCGCCCGAGGCCTCACCAAGACGTTCCGCTCCAAGGGGCAGGTCGTCGAGGCCGTCCGCTCCGTCGACCTCTCCGTCGGAGCCGGAGAGCTCGTCGCCTTCCTCGGCCCGAACGGCGCCGGAAAGTCGACGACCCTCCGCATGCTGACGACGCTGCTGCCGCCCACCGCGGGCGAGGCGACCGTCGCGGGCTGCGACATCCGGCGAGACCCGGCCGGCGTGCGCCGCCGGATCGGCTACGTCGGCCAGGGCAGTTCGGGCGGGCACACGCAGCGGGTGCGCGACGAGCTGCACGCGCAGGGCGCGTTCTACGGACTCGGTCGCCGTGAGCGCCGCGCCCGCGCCGCCGAACTCGTCGAGTCGCTCGAGCTCGGCCAGGTGGCGAACCGGCAGGTGCAGTCGCTCTCGGGCGGCCAGAAGCGCCGGCTCGACATCGCCCTCGGCCTCATCCACCGCCCCGAACTGCTCTTCCTCGACGAGCCGTCGACGGGGCTCGACCCGCACAGCCGGGCCAACCTCTGGGAGCACATCGTCGACCTCCGTCGCACGACGGGCACCACGATCTTCCTCACCACGCACTACCTCGACGAGGCCGATCAGCTCGCCGAGCGCGTGATGGTCATGGACCACGGTGCCGTCATCGCCGACGACACCGCCTGGGCGCTCAAGGAGTCGCTCGCCGGCGACCGGGTGACGCTCGCCTTCGCCTCGGCGACGGATGCCGCGGCCGCGGCCGCGCGGATCGGCGGGTCGGTCGACGGCGCGACGGGCTCCGACCCCAGGGTGGTGACGCTGACCGTCTCGGACGGTGACCGGGCGCTTCCACATTGGATCCGGGAACTCGCCGATGCCGGCCTCGAGGTCGTCGCCGCCACCCACCGCCAGCCCACACTCGACGACGTGTTCCTCGCGCTCACGGGCCGGAGCCTCCGCGAGGAGGCCGCCGCCGCATCCGCCGAGCCCGCCGCCGCCGCCGCCTGA
- a CDS encoding ABC transporter permease gives MNTISPAASATVTETGRPAASARPTGFVHDTATVFARESRPLVRDPFSVIFSLVQPLVFLGLFGPLLIGASGGDVAGTLQWFVPGILVMVALFGTASTGANLLFEMQTGSHERTLVAPLSRSALLVGRALKEVVPLVIQGTIVVLVAVPFGFSLDVPGLVAGLVVLAIFGVGFGALSYRLALACRNRDWMFWMVHQTLLFPLMILSGMLLPLEDGPDWMKVAAAVNPLSYLVAGERALLAGDFGAPAVVGAVIAAVATCAIGLGLGVRAMRRAA, from the coding sequence ATGAACACCATCAGCCCCGCCGCATCCGCCACGGTCACCGAGACCGGCCGGCCCGCGGCATCCGCTCGCCCGACCGGCTTCGTGCACGACACCGCCACGGTGTTCGCGCGCGAATCGCGGCCACTCGTGCGCGACCCGTTCAGCGTGATCTTCTCGCTCGTGCAGCCGCTCGTCTTCCTCGGGCTGTTCGGTCCCCTGCTGATCGGCGCGTCGGGCGGCGACGTCGCCGGCACGCTGCAGTGGTTCGTGCCGGGCATCCTCGTCATGGTCGCGCTGTTCGGCACGGCCTCGACCGGCGCGAACCTGCTGTTCGAGATGCAGACGGGCTCGCACGAGCGCACGCTCGTCGCACCGCTGTCCCGCAGCGCCCTGCTCGTCGGCCGCGCCCTCAAGGAGGTCGTGCCGCTCGTGATCCAGGGCACGATCGTGGTGCTCGTCGCGGTGCCGTTCGGGTTCTCGCTCGACGTGCCGGGCCTCGTCGCGGGCCTCGTCGTGCTCGCGATCTTCGGCGTCGGCTTCGGCGCCCTCAGCTACCGGCTGGCGCTGGCCTGCCGGAACCGCGACTGGATGTTCTGGATGGTGCACCAGACGCTGCTGTTCCCGCTGATGATCCTGTCGGGCATGCTGCTGCCGCTCGAGGACGGCCCCGACTGGATGAAGGTCGCCGCCGCGGTGAACCCGCTCAGCTACCTCGTCGCCGGCGAGCGGGCGCTCCTCGCGGGCGACTTCGGCGCCCCGGCCGTGGTCGGTGCCGTGATCGCCGCGGTCGCCACCTGCGCGATCGGCCTCGGACTCGGCGTGCGGGCGATGCGCCGGGCCGCCTGA
- a CDS encoding NAD(P)/FAD-dependent oxidoreductase: MPHDVVILGGGHNGLTAAAYLARAGRSVLLLERGDHLGGAAVSAQAFDGVDARLSRYSYLVSLLPQRIIDDLGLDVRLVRRRYSSYTPDPAEPSRGLLVDREATPEASAAAFARVGAAADADAWNAFYDQTSRIAERLFPTLTEPLLTRAEARELVGDDQAWRALIEQPLGRTIDERFASDLVRGVVATDGLIGTFADLDDPSLDANRCFLYHVIGGGTGDWDVPVGGMGSVTGELARAARGAGAELVTGAEVLAVEPDGRVRYSLDGAQHVVEAEVLLANVAPVVLDRLLASGATDVAARRSEAATATDAATIAPRDQAAFRPNDPLPVPPVVRERLRRLAEPEGAQVKVNLLLTRLPRLRDSEVAPEAAFAGTFHINELESQLDAAFATASRGGIPSPLPCEVYCHTLSDPSILSPELAASGAHTLTVFGLHVPHRLLERFSNDELRDRLQAAVLASLDSLLAEPIVDVIATDAAGRPCIETKTTLDLEEALRMPGGNIFHGPLSWPWAEDGAALTTPADRWGVATGHPRILLCGSGAVRGGAVSGIGGHNAAMAVLEAETD; the protein is encoded by the coding sequence ATGCCCCACGACGTCGTGATCCTCGGCGGCGGACACAACGGCCTCACCGCCGCCGCCTACCTCGCCCGCGCCGGACGCTCCGTGCTGCTCCTCGAGCGCGGCGACCACCTCGGCGGCGCCGCCGTGTCGGCGCAGGCGTTCGACGGGGTCGACGCACGGCTCTCCCGCTACTCCTACCTCGTGAGCCTGCTGCCGCAGCGCATCATCGACGACCTCGGCCTCGACGTCCGGCTCGTGCGGCGCCGCTACTCCTCGTACACACCCGATCCGGCCGAGCCGTCGCGCGGCCTGCTCGTCGACCGCGAGGCGACGCCCGAGGCATCCGCTGCCGCGTTCGCCAGAGTCGGCGCCGCAGCCGATGCCGACGCGTGGAACGCCTTCTACGACCAGACCAGCCGGATCGCCGAACGCCTCTTCCCGACGCTCACCGAGCCGCTGCTCACGCGCGCCGAGGCCCGCGAGCTGGTCGGTGACGACCAGGCCTGGCGGGCCCTGATCGAGCAGCCCCTCGGCCGCACGATCGATGAGCGGTTCGCGAGCGACCTCGTGCGCGGCGTCGTCGCGACCGACGGCCTCATCGGCACGTTCGCCGACCTCGACGACCCGTCGCTCGACGCCAACCGGTGTTTCCTGTACCACGTCATCGGCGGCGGCACGGGCGACTGGGACGTGCCGGTCGGCGGCATGGGCTCGGTGACGGGCGAGCTCGCCCGGGCCGCGCGTGGGGCCGGCGCAGAGCTCGTGACCGGCGCCGAGGTGCTCGCGGTCGAGCCCGACGGCCGGGTCCGCTACTCGCTCGACGGCGCTCAGCACGTCGTCGAGGCCGAGGTGCTCCTGGCCAACGTCGCGCCCGTCGTGCTCGATCGCCTGCTCGCTTCGGGGGCGACGGATGTCGCCGCACGCCGCTCGGAGGCCGCCACCGCGACGGATGCCGCCACGATCGCCCCGCGGGACCAGGCGGCGTTCCGCCCGAACGACCCGCTGCCGGTGCCGCCCGTCGTGCGCGAGCGGCTGCGCCGCCTCGCCGAGCCCGAGGGCGCGCAGGTCAAGGTCAACCTCCTGCTGACCCGGCTGCCCCGACTCCGTGACTCCGAGGTCGCGCCCGAGGCCGCGTTCGCGGGCACGTTCCACATCAACGAGCTCGAGTCGCAGCTCGACGCGGCCTTCGCCACGGCGTCGCGCGGCGGCATCCCCTCGCCCCTGCCCTGCGAGGTGTACTGCCACACGCTGAGCGACCCCTCGATCCTGTCGCCCGAACTCGCGGCGTCGGGCGCCCACACCCTCACGGTGTTCGGCCTGCACGTGCCGCACCGGCTGCTCGAGCGGTTCTCCAACGACGAGCTGCGCGATCGCCTGCAGGCCGCCGTGCTCGCCTCGCTCGACTCGCTGCTCGCCGAGCCGATCGTCGACGTGATCGCGACGGATGCCGCCGGCCGCCCCTGCATCGAGACGAAGACCACCCTCGACCTCGAGGAGGCGCTCCGCATGCCCGGTGGCAACATCTTCCACGGACCGCTGTCGTGGCCGTGGGCCGAGGACGGCGCCGCGCTCACCACGCCGGCCGACCGATGGGGCGTGGCGACGGGCCATCCGCGCATCCTGCTCTGCGGCTCGGGCGCGGTGCGCGGCGGCGCCGTCAGCGGCATCGGCGGACACAATGCGGCCATGGCCGTGCTCGAGGCCGAGACGGACTGA
- a CDS encoding SRPBCC domain-containing protein, whose translation MTAKPTGHYTLKPDGLYLQFDRLFHAPIEEVWYALTNPNAMRAWIGTYTGRPETGGVRFQMTFEGDGAEWQNVSILECAPPHRFLADSGPAPTGIRVFAHLREAAGMTTLTFGQRLSNTADAATMGPGWDYYLDRLMAAKAGRPLPDWETYYPAFADHYKGLHVPAETHG comes from the coding sequence ATGACCGCGAAACCGACCGGCCACTACACGTTGAAGCCCGACGGGCTCTACCTCCAGTTCGACCGCCTCTTCCACGCTCCCATCGAGGAGGTCTGGTACGCCCTCACCAATCCCAACGCCATGCGCGCGTGGATCGGCACCTACACGGGGCGGCCCGAGACGGGCGGCGTCCGCTTCCAGATGACGTTCGAGGGCGACGGCGCCGAGTGGCAGAACGTGAGCATCCTCGAGTGCGCCCCGCCGCACCGCTTCCTCGCCGACTCCGGGCCGGCGCCCACCGGCATCCGCGTCTTCGCACACCTGCGTGAGGCCGCCGGCATGACGACGCTCACCTTCGGGCAGCGGCTCTCCAACACCGCGGATGCCGCGACGATGGGGCCCGGCTGGGACTACTACCTCGACCGGCTCATGGCCGCCAAGGCCGGCCGGCCCCTGCCCGACTGGGAGACGTACTACCCGGCGTTCGCCGACCACTACAAGGGGCTGCACGTCCCGGCCGAGACGCACGGCTGA
- a CDS encoding AI-2E family transporter, giving the protein MKSIERRAREQSTGSAGSTDRGRGRNFMSERPLVWAFIATIGVLLGLALAWTLLSLGGVLFSVFAAGFITLGLDPLVRWFQRRGMKRGVAILTVIILFILVIAGMLWIVLPLVITQAVTFVEQVPDMYKHLQSQEWFQDAQAGTGGIIGTVYNWVVGLISDPNTWATIGGGALNVGLAIVGGISTGFFIFILTIYFIATLDSSKAAIYTLISASHRERVVGYAERIMQNVGRYLSGMVVLAFFNAVFSFIVLTIAQVPYALVIAVAAFFITLIPLIGTVLTTIVMTVLALFVSPLSGIIVLAAMLVYMQVEAYILTPRVMSKAVQVPGSIVLIAALAGGTLAGLPGALVAIPVAAGILLIIKEVVVPAKARS; this is encoded by the coding sequence GTGAAGAGCATCGAGCGGCGCGCCCGCGAGCAGAGCACGGGCAGCGCAGGCAGCACCGACCGCGGCCGCGGCAGGAACTTCATGTCGGAACGGCCCCTCGTCTGGGCGTTCATCGCCACGATCGGCGTGCTCCTCGGCCTCGCCCTTGCGTGGACGCTCCTCAGCCTCGGGGGCGTGCTCTTCTCGGTGTTCGCGGCCGGGTTCATCACGCTCGGCCTCGACCCGCTCGTGCGGTGGTTCCAGCGGCGCGGGATGAAGCGCGGCGTCGCGATCCTCACCGTGATCATCCTGTTCATCCTCGTGATCGCCGGCATGCTCTGGATCGTGCTGCCGCTCGTGATCACGCAGGCGGTCACGTTCGTCGAGCAGGTGCCCGACATGTACAAGCACCTGCAGTCGCAGGAGTGGTTCCAGGACGCCCAGGCGGGCACCGGCGGCATCATCGGCACCGTCTACAACTGGGTGGTGGGCCTCATCAGCGACCCGAACACGTGGGCCACGATCGGCGGCGGCGCGCTCAACGTGGGACTGGCGATCGTCGGCGGCATCTCGACCGGCTTCTTCATCTTCATCCTCACGATCTACTTCATCGCGACGCTCGACTCCTCGAAGGCCGCCATCTACACGCTCATCTCGGCCTCGCACCGCGAGCGCGTGGTCGGGTACGCCGAGCGGATCATGCAGAACGTCGGCCGCTATCTCAGCGGCATGGTGGTGCTCGCGTTCTTCAACGCGGTCTTCAGCTTCATCGTGCTGACCATCGCGCAGGTGCCGTACGCGCTCGTGATCGCGGTCGCCGCGTTCTTCATCACGCTCATCCCGCTCATCGGAACGGTGCTGACCACCATCGTCATGACCGTGCTGGCGCTGTTCGTCTCGCCGCTGTCGGGCATCATCGTGCTCGCCGCGATGCTCGTCTACATGCAGGTCGAGGCGTACATCCTCACGCCGAGGGTCATGTCGAAGGCGGTGCAGGTGCCGGGCTCGATCGTGCTCATCGCCGCCCTCGCCGGCGGCACCCTCGCGGGCCTGCCCGGCGCGCTCGTCGCGATCCCGGTGGCCGCCGGCATCCTGCTCATCATCAAGGAAGTGGTCGTGCCCGCGAAGGCGCGGTCCTAG
- a CDS encoding thioesterase family protein translates to MFFRTLLHVLFLSRRKPDLGHYDVARTNFITLPTDLDINRHMNNGVYFSIMDVARFDMLVRNGVWRAFRAKGWYPVVASETITFRKSLSLWQRFTIESKVVGYDDKAVYMEQRFVRPGPDGEAEVYAQGFIRARFLRKAGGTVPVSELMAEFGAIEGQGIPEWIERWGADVALPATKAKAPSLW, encoded by the coding sequence ATGTTCTTCCGCACGCTGCTGCACGTGCTGTTCCTGTCCCGTCGCAAGCCCGACCTCGGCCACTACGACGTCGCGCGCACGAACTTCATCACGCTGCCGACCGACCTCGACATCAACCGGCACATGAACAACGGCGTGTACTTCTCGATCATGGATGTCGCGCGCTTCGACATGCTCGTGCGCAACGGCGTGTGGCGGGCGTTCCGCGCGAAGGGCTGGTACCCGGTGGTCGCCAGCGAGACGATCACGTTCCGCAAGTCGCTGAGTCTCTGGCAGCGGTTCACGATCGAGTCGAAGGTCGTCGGCTACGACGACAAGGCCGTCTACATGGAGCAGCGCTTCGTGCGCCCCGGCCCCGACGGCGAGGCCGAGGTCTACGCGCAGGGCTTCATCCGGGCGCGGTTCCTCCGCAAGGCCGGCGGCACCGTTCCCGTGTCCGAGCTCATGGCCGAGTTCGGCGCGATCGAGGGCCAGGGCATCCCCGAGTGGATCGAACGGTGGGGCGCGGATGTCGCACTGCCGGCGACGAAGGCCAAGGCGCCGTCGCTCTGGTGA